In Quercus lobata isolate SW786 chromosome 12, ValleyOak3.0 Primary Assembly, whole genome shotgun sequence, a genomic segment contains:
- the LOC115971317 gene encoding deSI-like protein At4g17486 isoform X1: MRLFPLSSSSSSSREKDESDETKNQALLYLNVYDLTPINNYLYWFGLGIFHSGIEVHGLEYGFGAHEYSSSGVFEVEPKSCPGFIFRRSVLLGSTDMSRSEFRSFMEHLSAKYHGDTYHLIAKNCNHFTDEVSLQLTGKSIPGWVNRLARLVSGSFCNCLLPESIQVTAVRHLPDHPVYSDDDGSESVVSSASVESEGEQNHHLLTTPNGDVAFLKEKPVRLARELM; the protein is encoded by the exons atgcGGTTGTTCCCGTTGAGCTCTAGCTCGAGCTCAAGCAGGGAAAAGGATGAGAGCGATGAAACCAAAAACCAGGCGTTGTTGTACCTCAATGTCTATGATCTCACTCCCATTAACAACTACCTTTACTGGTTCGGCCTTGGGATCTTCCATTCTGGTATCGAAG TGCATGGTTTGGAGTATGGCTTTGGAGCACATGAGTACTCTTCCAGTGGGGTGTTTGAGGTGGAACCAAAAAGTTGCCCTGGCTTCATCTTCAGACGGTCAGTGTTGTTGGGCAGCACTGATATGTCTCGTTCAGAGTTCCGGTCATTCATGGAGCACCTTTCTGCAAAATATCACGGGGACACCTATCATTTGATTGCCAAGAACTGCAACCACTTCACAGATGAAGTTTCTCTGCAGCTAACCGGAAAGTCTATACCAGGATGGGTTAATCGGCTTGCCCGATTAG TTTCAGGTTCTTTCTGCAATTGTCTTCTGCCTGAAAGCATCCAAGTTACAGCAGTGAGACATCTTCCCGATCATCCAGTATATTCTG ATGATGATGGGTCAGAATCGGTTGTATCATCTGCATCAGTAGAGAGTGAAGGGGAGCAAAATCATCATCTCCTGACCACACCAAATGGCGATGTGGCTTTTCTTAAGGAAAAACCAGTGAGGCTAGCAAGGGAGCTCATGTGA
- the LOC115971317 gene encoding deSI-like protein At4g17486 isoform X2, producing MRLFPLSSSSSSSREKDESDETKNQALLYLNVYDLTPINNYLYWFGLGIFHSGIEVHGLEYGFGAHEYSSSGVFEVEPKSCPGFIFRRSVLLGSTDMSRSEFRSFMEHLSAKYHGDTYHLIAKNCNHFTDEVSLQLTGKSIPGWVNRLARLGSFCNCLLPESIQVTAVRHLPDHPVYSDDDGSESVVSSASVESEGEQNHHLLTTPNGDVAFLKEKPVRLARELM from the exons atgcGGTTGTTCCCGTTGAGCTCTAGCTCGAGCTCAAGCAGGGAAAAGGATGAGAGCGATGAAACCAAAAACCAGGCGTTGTTGTACCTCAATGTCTATGATCTCACTCCCATTAACAACTACCTTTACTGGTTCGGCCTTGGGATCTTCCATTCTGGTATCGAAG TGCATGGTTTGGAGTATGGCTTTGGAGCACATGAGTACTCTTCCAGTGGGGTGTTTGAGGTGGAACCAAAAAGTTGCCCTGGCTTCATCTTCAGACGGTCAGTGTTGTTGGGCAGCACTGATATGTCTCGTTCAGAGTTCCGGTCATTCATGGAGCACCTTTCTGCAAAATATCACGGGGACACCTATCATTTGATTGCCAAGAACTGCAACCACTTCACAGATGAAGTTTCTCTGCAGCTAACCGGAAAGTCTATACCAGGATGGGTTAATCGGCTTGCCCGATTAG GTTCTTTCTGCAATTGTCTTCTGCCTGAAAGCATCCAAGTTACAGCAGTGAGACATCTTCCCGATCATCCAGTATATTCTG ATGATGATGGGTCAGAATCGGTTGTATCATCTGCATCAGTAGAGAGTGAAGGGGAGCAAAATCATCATCTCCTGACCACACCAAATGGCGATGTGGCTTTTCTTAAGGAAAAACCAGTGAGGCTAGCAAGGGAGCTCATGTGA
- the LOC115971316 gene encoding RING-H2 finger protein ATL22-like: MDAFLFLILFSSTLLSINASEDTCTMMQCGDGAPKIQFPFQVKGLQLQHCGHPGFELVCKDNTTFIPFPSYNGDLVVKSISYHTKSLSLLDPKNCVHEVFLNLNLSLTPFHYYHVLKNYTYLNCSSRLISSSFSEIPCLSGSKYHVYTVEPSLALPNSCRPVKTVAIPFQYSPYLADNSFGLGLSWDLPGSEDCEANGSHCGLKDKTGCFNLAHDIVFSIGIFIFAMVVATVTIIRIYHSKKIHCQDEEKYSAVVEKLGDYNQIVKPSK, translated from the exons ATGGATGCTTTTCTCTTCCTTATTCTCTTCTCTTCCACCTTGCTAAGCATAAACGCTTCTGAAGACACTTGTACCATGATGCAGTGTGGTGATGGAGCTCCCAAGATTCAGTTCCCATTCCAAGTAAAAGGCTTGCAACTCCAACACTGTGGTCACCCTGGTTTTGAGCTTGTATGCAAAGACAACACCACTTTCATTCCCTTCCCATCCTATAATGGTGACTTGGTTGTTAAATCCATCTCTTACCACACCAAAAGTCTTAGTCTTCTTGACCCCAAAAACTGTGTCCATGAAGTCTTTCTTAACCTCAATCTCTCTCTTACACCTTTCCATTATTACCATGTTCTTAAGAACTACACATACCTCAATTGTTCTTCTAGGTTgatttcttcttccttcagtgAGATCCCCTGCCTAAGTGGCTCCAAATATCATGTCTATACTGTAGAGCCTTCCTTGGCTCTACCAAATTCTTGTAGGCCAGTGAAAACTGTGGCAATTCCTTTTCAGTATAGTCCTTACCTAGCTGACAATAGTTTTGGTCTTGGATTATCTTGGGATTTGCCTGGATCAGAAGATTGTGAAGCAAACGGAAGCCACTGTGGATTGAAGGATAAAACAGGATGTTTTAACTTGGCACATGATATAG TCTTCAGTATCGGCATCTTCATTTTTGCGATGGTGGTGGCGACAGTGACGATTATAAGGATCTATCACTCGAAGAAAATACACTGCCAGGATGAAGAAAAGTATTCAGCTGTGGTTGAGAAATTAGGAGACTATAACCAGATTGTGAAACCAAGCAAGTAA
- the LOC115972236 gene encoding putative disease resistance protein At4g19050: protein MALREAKNANILQLLKDNNVMTIVLIGDAGVGKTWIAREIADLADKEDLSYVTLWVFLNQQDDKKSLHQNIAHQLSVLSTIEEWEDNATKEEEHEEEDVESLKKKISAKLKEMRLPNKFLLLIVDGVPDTMDENDILREIRQLDEQTSFKVLITRRKEPVVERKEVTETKSELIKIVIEPLSNEEGLSLFKKRVTENVSSIDGFQTHALSIVKKSKGLPAAIVVIAEALNRIVEHDCGVWTLESAMKEAATCEDAHNSANPLLRCGYEMLPKRDKALIDCCWYSLQFFLKHGGVHYNELIACWILEGYFGPVDHVEKVYEVGHRVLVELIDRHLLKIRDDNAVVVEGLALTILDCCPDRNEGKSSLGLARVFEGGHWQGFGRITHADGLIKTMCNRDKWDKVSTLLIDGSRLSREVLDTFFEPMRGIEVLALFNPTIKTLPSNLSKIHKLRLLVLRGCDLLENVDDIKELKSLTVLEISGATSLKKIPDDFFHKLLQLRSLKLSAVQIKSLPASISELSELRWLILRGCASLEELPRLQKLENLLVLDLSGAIELRKLKDKTFKAHAKLRMLDLSQTKIDRLPFLKNLGNLTQLSLRCCKCLTRLPSLKSVSQLEILDLSGSSMLKENQDEIFPSMDGLKTLNLSNTKIRHLPSNNNSLPNLELMNLSDASSLDKIEDNIFEHLRYLRHLKLSKTNLQKLPSLSNLFNLEILNLSGCSALKEIVDESFQHMTCLQQLNLSETKIECLPSLSNLSNLCQLLLRNCVNLKELPPLESLSKLEELDLCGARSLKETDAKFLENMVHLRFLNLSGTELKLPPTSNLTNLTQLLLQRCRLSELCPNLEKCTQLEVLNLSETDIQSLPSLENFSNLRDLNLRDCSSLERLPGLKSVTHLEVLDLWGTRVKEFPYEISQLTHLKRLNLPDLKDVQTLDWGKLKNLPEELNWDQCGIFKCSQNRPCMSLSGTEFFQYLKTNPGLWETCFKEFQFSVCAHEKEGTARDIFWHRVDPNFREIYFQTLSLPEEHGKYLEIVGFNSFTGFEDALLKAEYISLIDNKFIKSLSDLAAGVKSMNVGNVMAMKGCWLERSTEMQTIFDEEAEVLMEENLETLWASNLPILKSVSNGNLQLGHLKKLYLDCCPMLETVFHSSQLPENLEVLQIKFCDKLKTLFMLNPSTDCKLQNLQKLHLVELPNLSSIGVLESKSVLDIFPSIKLIKVRECPNLENLDKIKKFAFVENSGPMKSRDH from the coding sequence ATGGCCTTGAGAGAAGCGAAGAATGCCAATATACTTCAGCTGTTGAAGGACAACAATGTGATGACAATTGTTCTCATTGGGGATGCAGGAGTTGGGAAAACATGGATTGCAAGAGAGATAGCTGATTTAGCAGACAAGGAGGACCTATCTTATGTGACTCTTTGGGTATTTCTGAATCAACAAGATGATAAGAAGTCTCTCCATCAGAACATTGCCCATCAATTGTCCGTACTTTCCACTATTGAGGAGTGGGAAGATAATGCCACTAAGGAGGAGGAGCATGAAGAGGAGGACGTGGAAAGCTTGAAAAAAAAGATATCTGCTAAGCTTAAAGAAATGAGATTGCCTAATAAGTTTCTTCTCCTGATTGTCGATGGTGTTCCTGACACAATggatgaaaatgatattttaagaGAAATTAGGCAATTGGATGAGCAGACTTCGTTTAAGGTTTTAATCACTAGAAGAAAAGAGCCAGTTGTGGAACGAAAGGAAGTGACTGAAACTAAGAGTGAGCTAATAAAAATAGTGATTGAGCCTTTGTCCAATGAAGAGGGATTAAGTCTGTTTAAGAAAAGAGTCACTGAAAACGTTTCAAGCATTGATGGTTTTCAAACACATGCATTAAGTATTGTCAAAAAGAGCAAGGGTCTACCAGCTGCGATTGTAGTAATAGCAGAAGCCTTAAATCGCATTGTAGAGCATGATTGTGGGGTTTGGACATTGGAAAGTGCTATGAAAGAAGCAGCGACATGTGAGGATGCACATAACAGTGCAAATCCACTGCTGCGCTGTGGGTATGAAATGTTGCCGAAGAGAGATAAGGCTTTGATTGATTGTTGTTGGTATAGCTTGCAGTTCTTTCTCAAGCATGGTGGAGTCCATTACAATGAGTTGATAGCTTGCTGGATATTGGAAGGATATTTTGGTCCTGTTGACCATGTTGAGAAGGTGTATGAAGTGGGACATCGTGTTTTAGTGGAGCTTATAGATCGCCATCTGCTGAAAATACGAGATGATAATGCCGTTGTCGTGGAAGGATTAGCACTTACGATCCTTGATTGTTGTCCTGATAGGAATGAAGGGAAATCAAGTTTGGGTTTGGCTAGAGTGTTTGAGGGTGGCCATTGGCAAGGTTTTGGGAGAATCACACATGCAGACGGTTTGATAAAAACAATGTGCAATCGTGACAAATGGGATAAAGTGTCCACACTACTAATTGATGGAAGTCGTCTCTCCAGGGAAGTCCTTGATACATTCTTTGAGCCAATGCGGGGAATCGAAGTTCTTGCACTTTTCAATCCCACAATCAAAACATTGCCATCAAACTTGTCTAAAATTCACAAGCTACGTCTTCTTGTGCTCAGAGGATGTGATCTATTGGAGAACGTTGATGATATCAAAGAACTTAAATCATTAACGGTTCTAGAGATATCAGGTGCTACCTCCTTGAAGAAAATTCCAGatgatttttttcataaattgcTTCAACTTCGAAGCCTGAAGCTCTCTGCAGTCCAGATCAAATCGCTGCCTGCTTCGATCTCTGAATTGAGTGAACTTAGGTGGCTCATTCTAAGGGGGTGTGCTAGCTTGGAAGAACTTCcaagactacaaaaacttgaaaaccTCCTAGTGCTTGATCTTTCTGGTGCTATTGAATTGagaaaattgaaagataaaacGTTTAAAGCACATGCAAAACTTCGAATGCTTGATCTTTCCCAAACAAAGATTGACCGCTTgccttttttgaaaaatctggGAAATCTCACTCAACTCTCCTTAAGATGTTGTAAATGCTTAACTAGACTGCCCAGCCTAAAATCAGTATCTCAGCTTGAAATTCTTGATCTTTCAGGTTCTTCTATGCTAAAGGAAAATCAAGATGAAATCTTTCCAAGTATGGATGGCCTCAAAACCCTCAATCTTTCTAATACCAAAATCAGGCATTTACCTTCCAATAATAACAGCCTCCCAAATCTTGAGTTGATGAATCTTTCTGATGCTTCGAGTTTAGACAAAATCGAAGATAATATCTTCGAACATCTGAGATACCTCCGTCATCTTAAACTCTCAAAAACCAACCTTCAAAAGTTACCCTCACTCTCTAACCTTTTTAACCTTGAAATTCTTAATCTTTCAGGTTGTAGTGCTTTGAAAGAAATTGTGGATGAATCCTTTCAGCACATGACTTGCCTTCAACAACTTAACCTCTCAGAAACTAAGATTGAATGTCTACCATCCCTTTCCAATCTTAGTAACCTCTGTCAACTCTTACTAAGAAACTGTGTCAATCTCAAAGAACTTCCACCTCTGGAATCTCTATCGAAACTTGAGGAGCTTGATTTATGTGGTGCAAGGTCTTTGAAAGAAACTGATGCTAAATTCTTGGAGAACATGGTTCACCTTCGGTTCCTCAACCTATCTGGAACTGAACTTAAGTTACCTCCCACGTCCAACCTCACCAACCTCACTCAGCTTTTACTTCAACGTTGTAGACTGTCCGAATTATGTCCAAATTTGGAAAAATGTACACAGCTAGAGGTTTTGAATCTTTCTGAGACAGACATTCAGTCTCTGCCATCACTTGAAAATTTTAGCAATCTCCGTGACCTTAACTTAAGAGATTGTTCAAGCTTGGAGAGGCTACCGGGTCTGAAATCAGTTACTCATTTGGAAGTCCTTGATTTATGGGGAACTAGAGTCAAGGAGTTTCCCTATGAGATCTCACAGTTGACTCATTTGAAGCGCCTTAATCTACCAGACTTAAAGGATGTTCAAACACTTGACTGGGGGAAGTTAAAGAACTTACCAGAGGAGCTAAACTGGGATCAGTGTGGCATCTTCAAGTGCAGTCAAAATAGGCCTTGCATGTCATTGAGTGGCACTGAATTCTTCCAATATTTGAAGACAAATCCTGGGTTATGGGAGACATGCTTCAAAGAATTTCAGTTCTCTGTTTGTGCTCATGAAAAGGAAGGCACAGCTAGGGACATTTTTTGGCACAGAGTTGACCCTAACTTCAGAGAAATCTACTTCCAGACTCTTTCTCTTCCTGAAGAACATGGCAAGTATCTGGAAATCGTTGGATTTAATAGTTTTACCGGGTTTGAGGATGCCCTCCTAAAAGCAGAATATATCTCTTTGATTGATAACAAGTTTATCAAATCCTTATCAGACTTGGCTGCGGGTGTGAAGTCAATGAATGTTGGCAATGTCATGGCAATGAAAGGCTGTTGGCTAGAGAGGTCAACCGAAATGCAAACTATTTTTGATGAAGAGGCAGAAGTCTTAATGGAGGAAAATCTTGAGACTCTGTGGGCGTCAAACCTTCCCATATTGAAGAGTGTCTCCAATGGAAACTTGCAACTTGGAcaccttaaaaaattatatctagaTTGTTGCCCAATGCTTGAAACTGTCTTTCATTCATCCCAGCTGCCAGAAAATCTTGAAGTCCTCCAAATTAAATTCTGTGATAAATTGAAGACTCTGTTTATGCTAAATCCATCAACAGATTGTAAACTGCAGAATTTACAGAAGCTGCACCTGGTGGAACTGCCTAATTTGTCTAGTATTGGGGTGCTAGAGTCAAAGAGCGTTCTGGATATATTTCCatctataaaattaatcaaagtcAGGGAATGCCCAAACCTcgaaaatttagataagattAAGAAATTTGCATTTGTTGAAAATTCTGGACCCATGAAGTCCAGGGATCACTAG